In the Flagellimonas sp. HMM57 genome, one interval contains:
- the tyrS gene encoding tyrosine--tRNA ligase: protein MKPKNFVQELQWRGMVHDIMPGAEEHLMEEMQAAYVGIDPTADSLHIGHLVSVMMLRHFQLAGHKPFALVGGATGMIGDPSGKSAERNLLDEKTLRHNQEAIKAQLGRFLDFESDAKNAAVLVNNYDWMKDFSFLDFIRDVGKHITVNYMMAKDSVKKRLSSDAKEGMSFTEFTYQLVQGYDFLHLYQNHNCTLQMGGSDQWGNITTGTELIRRIGGGKGFALTCPLITKADGSKFGKTEGGNIWLDAERTSPYKFYQYWLNTSDEDAEKYIKIFTFLTKDEIATLIDEHKETPHLRILQKKLAEEITVQVHSNSDLENAIQASSILFGKSTSEDLKLLDEKTFLDVFEGVPQAQIARTELDDGLDMIGALAAKTGFLGSNGEARRELKQNSISVNKEKVKEDYRITVSDLINNRFVLLQRGKKNYFVLVVD from the coding sequence ATGAAACCAAAGAATTTTGTTCAAGAACTACAATGGAGAGGAATGGTGCACGATATTATGCCAGGAGCCGAAGAGCACCTCATGGAAGAGATGCAAGCTGCCTATGTTGGTATAGATCCTACGGCGGACTCATTACATATTGGACATTTGGTGAGTGTTATGATGCTAAGACATTTTCAGTTAGCTGGACACAAACCGTTTGCATTGGTAGGTGGTGCGACCGGAATGATCGGTGACCCATCGGGGAAATCGGCCGAACGTAATCTTTTGGATGAAAAAACATTAAGGCATAATCAAGAAGCTATCAAAGCACAATTAGGGCGTTTTTTGGATTTTGAGAGTGATGCGAAAAACGCTGCGGTTTTGGTGAACAACTATGATTGGATGAAAGATTTCTCCTTTCTGGATTTTATCCGTGATGTTGGAAAACACATCACCGTTAATTATATGATGGCGAAAGACTCTGTTAAAAAGAGACTTTCCTCGGATGCTAAAGAAGGAATGTCGTTTACGGAGTTTACCTATCAATTGGTACAGGGATATGATTTCTTGCATTTGTACCAAAATCATAATTGTACATTACAAATGGGTGGAAGTGACCAATGGGGGAATATTACCACTGGAACCGAATTGATTAGAAGAATTGGCGGTGGTAAGGGTTTTGCCTTAACCTGTCCTTTGATTACAAAAGCGGATGGCAGCAAGTTTGGAAAGACCGAAGGCGGGAATATTTGGCTGGACGCGGAAAGGACGTCTCCATACAAGTTTTACCAGTACTGGTTAAATACTTCGGATGAAGATGCAGAAAAATATATTAAGATATTTACATTTTTGACCAAAGACGAGATTGCCACCCTCATAGATGAACATAAGGAAACACCACATCTACGAATACTACAAAAAAAATTGGCCGAAGAAATTACGGTACAAGTGCATTCAAACTCCGACTTGGAAAACGCCATACAGGCCAGTAGTATCCTATTTGGAAAATCCACTTCTGAAGACCTGAAGCTTCTCGATGAAAAAACGTTTTTAGATGTTTTTGAAGGTGTACCGCAAGCACAAATTGCTAGAACGGAGCTTGATGACGGTTTGGATATGATAGGTGCTTTGGCCGCAAAAACGGGATTTTTAGGCTCCAATGGTGAAGCCAGAAGAGAGCTGAAACAAAATTCCATTTCGGTAAATAAAGAAAAGGTAAAGGAAGACTATCGTATTACTGTTTCAGATCTTATCAATAATAGATTTGTTTTGCTCCAAAGAGGAAAGAAGAACTATTTTGTACTGGTCGTTGATTAG
- a CDS encoding T9SS type A sorting domain-containing protein, producing the protein MKKIYLILIMALPLFSFGQELVSVNTEQVQELEGFKMYPNPAYGEEIYITTSSNGSKQIKIYDVFGEVVLTDRISTNTLDISRLVPGVYVLQVTEQERTMTRKLVVK; encoded by the coding sequence ATGAAGAAAATCTACTTAATTCTTATTATGGCATTACCCCTATTCAGTTTTGGCCAAGAATTGGTCAGCGTAAATACAGAACAGGTTCAAGAACTAGAGGGTTTTAAAATGTACCCGAATCCTGCCTATGGCGAGGAAATATATATTACCACCTCTTCCAACGGAAGTAAACAAATTAAAATCTACGATGTGTTTGGTGAAGTTGTCCTAACAGACCGAATTTCAACCAATACCTTGGATATCTCAAGATTGGTTCCAGGAGTGTACGTATTACAAGTCACCGAACAGGAAAGGACCATGACCAGAAAACTGGTGGTCAAGTAA
- a CDS encoding acyl transferase, whose protein sequence is MERTRIQKIFSISNPSEFEALALEVFQFQYQQNPTYHEYCNHLEKTPSNVLASQEIPFLPIAFFKTHKITSSPHKPEIIFESSGTTGSISSKHYVRDTSIYLESFRKGFVHFYGPVEDFCILALLPSYLEREGSSLVYMINDFVSKSQHPSSGFYLYDLEMLQEKLLQLEKEETKTLLIGVSFALLDLAEQFPMNLKHTMIMETGGMKGRRKELIREELHSILKNAFNIQHIHSEYGMTELLSQGYSKGNGIFKTPPWMNVLTRDTEDPLSIQSHGKSGGINIIDLANINSCSFIATQDLGKTYADGTFEILGRFDQSDIRGCNLMAL, encoded by the coding sequence ATGGAGCGTACAAGAATCCAAAAGATTTTTTCAATTTCAAACCCATCCGAATTTGAGGCATTGGCATTGGAGGTTTTTCAGTTTCAATACCAACAAAATCCAACGTACCATGAGTACTGTAATCACCTTGAAAAAACACCTTCCAACGTATTAGCCTCACAAGAAATTCCTTTTCTACCGATAGCATTCTTTAAAACACATAAAATTACCTCATCCCCACACAAACCAGAAATTATCTTTGAAAGTAGCGGCACGACCGGCAGTATCTCCAGCAAACATTATGTTAGGGACACCTCTATATATCTAGAGAGTTTTAGAAAGGGTTTTGTGCATTTTTATGGCCCTGTTGAGGATTTTTGCATTTTGGCACTTTTACCTTCCTACTTGGAACGAGAAGGATCTTCTTTGGTCTATATGATCAATGATTTTGTCTCTAAATCCCAACACCCCAGTAGCGGTTTCTATCTTTACGATTTGGAAATGCTTCAGGAAAAATTACTACAACTGGAAAAAGAAGAAACCAAAACACTTTTAATAGGCGTTTCTTTTGCCTTATTGGATTTGGCGGAACAGTTCCCCATGAACTTAAAACATACCATGATTATGGAAACAGGAGGCATGAAAGGAAGGCGAAAAGAATTGATACGCGAGGAACTTCACAGCATTCTTAAAAATGCTTTCAACATCCAACACATTCATTCCGAATATGGAATGACCGAATTATTATCGCAAGGATATTCCAAAGGAAACGGTATATTTAAAACTCCACCATGGATGAATGTACTTACCCGGGATACCGAAGACCCGCTCTCCATACAGTCCCATGGAAAATCTGGCGGAATTAATATCATTGACCTTGCAAATATTAATTCGTGCTCATTTATTGCCACCCAAGATTTAGGAAAGACCTATGCTGATGGCACTTTTGAAATTTTAGGCAGGTTTGACCAATCCGACATTCGAGGTTGCAATCTCATGGCATTATGA